A genomic stretch from Edaphobacter aggregans includes:
- a CDS encoding caspase domain-containing protein produces MHFGLQRRAMSSGLLTATLLFGAGYLSAQSKDQTRSVEIETKPSSTHKPGQYFALIVGINDYQHLPHLSTPDNDAQELTSILRDQYGFKTELLLEATRDQIIGAFDRYRRTLNDTDSLLIYYAGHGYFDDEMHEAYWAPVDAGKDTFARWIIAEDVTGAAQAFPARHVLVISDSCYSGMLTQDTERSTISDRANTLEKMLQTKSRYVMSSGGNEPVADSDAPGHFSKHSVFANVLLQDLSQFQASEFTAEQLFGQIRQQVRERATQRPIFRPIQGSEEGGDFVFIRVRRGEDVHSREKEPLPPPINPDTEAVRAALDNYEEAYASMNVRELKKVWPSLSKDQEKAIKSGFETPGLKAVKVELRNRIVHIDGGTATATCDQWMIYSLGGRRRPPQTNSVEILLSKNSVGDWAVSRVEGK; encoded by the coding sequence ATGCATTTCGGTCTCCAGCGGCGAGCAATGTCCAGTGGTCTTCTTACAGCCACGCTACTGTTCGGCGCAGGATACTTGAGCGCTCAGTCTAAAGACCAGACCCGAAGTGTCGAGATCGAAACAAAACCGTCTTCGACTCACAAGCCGGGTCAATACTTTGCTCTGATCGTCGGCATCAACGATTACCAGCACTTGCCACACCTTTCGACGCCTGACAATGACGCGCAAGAACTCACGTCGATATTACGCGATCAATACGGATTCAAGACCGAACTACTACTGGAGGCCACGCGAGATCAAATAATCGGGGCATTCGATCGGTATAGGCGCACCTTAAACGATACGGATAGCTTGTTGATCTACTATGCTGGGCACGGATACTTCGACGACGAGATGCACGAGGCCTACTGGGCTCCAGTTGACGCTGGAAAGGATACATTCGCCCGCTGGATCATTGCAGAGGACGTTACCGGAGCAGCGCAGGCGTTTCCCGCACGTCATGTGTTGGTGATTTCCGATAGCTGTTACTCAGGAATGCTAACGCAGGACACGGAGCGATCCACAATATCGGATCGCGCGAACACCCTCGAGAAGATGCTTCAAACGAAATCCCGATATGTGATGTCAAGCGGCGGTAATGAGCCTGTTGCAGATAGCGATGCGCCAGGACACTTTTCAAAACATTCCGTATTCGCCAATGTTCTTTTACAGGATCTGAGCCAGTTCCAGGCAAGCGAATTCACGGCGGAGCAACTCTTCGGGCAGATCAGACAACAGGTTCGAGAGCGCGCTACTCAGAGGCCCATCTTCAGACCAATCCAAGGATCTGAGGAGGGAGGTGACTTCGTTTTTATACGTGTGCGAAGAGGAGAAGACGTCCATTCACGCGAAAAAGAACCTCTGCCACCTCCGATAAATCCAGACACAGAAGCAGTGCGCGCTGCATTAGATAACTACGAAGAGGCCTACGCCAGCATGAACGTGCGGGAATTGAAGAAAGTGTGGCCTTCGCTCTCTAAAGATCAAGAGAAGGCGATCAAGAGTGGCTTTGAGACACCAGGTCTGAAGGCAGTAAAAGTAGAACTGCGGAATCGTATAGTGCATATTGATGGAGGCACGGCCACCGCAACATGTGATCAATGGATGATCTATTCCCTTGGAGGACGGCGGCGGCCGCCCCAAACAAACTCCGTCGAGATTCTACTGAGCAAAAATAGCGTCGGAGACTGGGCCGTGAGTAGAGTTGAGGGAAAATAG